From one Microlunatus sp. Gsoil 973 genomic stretch:
- a CDS encoding glycoside hydrolase family 15 protein, with product MAPRNESARIEDYALIGDCRSAALISNTGSIDWLCLPRFDSPAVFAALLGTGDHGHWTIFPADEVIESSRRYLPDTFVLQSVFRTATGVVEVVELMPVDHHPAIIRRVTCTEGEVGLHQELVVRFGYGRVLPWMRRQRRQDDQMLLATAGPMALVLRGDQLPRSVGNRHVGEFTLREGESTDLVLQSFRSYHDLPDPVDVDHAIEQTTIWWQYWAGQRVEAGRYDDAVGRSLLVLRALTERETGGIVAAATTSLPEQFGGERNWDYRYCWLRDAALTLEALLAYGYEEETEHWRLWLLRAVAGDPQDIQIMYGLAGERDLEERTLDHLPGYQGSRPVRIGNGAVRQFQADVIGEVMVALDAARSHGLREDRFSWPLQRAMLSRIEKTWQQKDCGIWEIRGEPQFFTHSRVMNWAALDCGIRAVREYGQDGPVERWESLREQLREEIEDQGFDQHRGTYVQYYGSDQVDSALLQLPQVGFCPPDSERMLGTVAAIEEDLLADGLLLRYRTDAGVDGLTPGEAPFLACSFWLAEQYARSGRTADAAKLMARLLAFRNDLGLLSEEYDIGAGRQAGNTPQALSHLALVRAAGAINGVIGRRGRKMSQSR from the coding sequence ATGGCACCGCGCAACGAATCCGCACGGATCGAGGACTACGCCCTGATCGGCGACTGCCGCTCGGCGGCACTGATCAGCAACACCGGAAGTATCGACTGGTTGTGCCTGCCGCGGTTCGACTCGCCGGCAGTGTTCGCCGCCCTGCTCGGCACCGGTGATCATGGTCACTGGACGATCTTCCCGGCCGACGAGGTGATCGAGTCGTCCCGGCGCTACCTTCCCGACACCTTCGTGCTGCAGTCGGTCTTCCGGACCGCGACCGGGGTCGTCGAGGTGGTGGAACTGATGCCGGTCGATCACCATCCGGCAATCATCCGGCGGGTGACCTGCACCGAGGGCGAGGTGGGCCTGCACCAGGAACTGGTGGTCAGGTTCGGCTACGGTCGGGTGTTGCCATGGATGCGACGACAGCGGCGGCAGGACGATCAGATGTTGCTGGCCACCGCGGGCCCGATGGCCTTGGTGCTGCGCGGTGATCAGTTGCCGCGATCGGTCGGCAACCGGCACGTCGGTGAGTTCACCCTCCGCGAGGGGGAGAGCACCGATCTGGTGCTGCAGTCGTTCCGGTCCTACCACGACCTGCCCGATCCGGTGGACGTCGATCACGCGATCGAACAGACGACGATCTGGTGGCAGTACTGGGCGGGGCAGCGTGTCGAGGCGGGCCGGTACGACGATGCGGTCGGCCGGTCCCTGCTGGTGCTCCGGGCGCTGACCGAGCGGGAGACCGGAGGCATCGTCGCCGCAGCCACCACCTCACTTCCCGAGCAGTTCGGTGGCGAACGCAACTGGGACTACCGGTACTGCTGGCTGCGGGACGCGGCGCTGACGCTGGAGGCCCTGCTGGCGTACGGATACGAGGAGGAGACCGAGCACTGGCGACTGTGGTTGCTGCGCGCGGTCGCCGGTGATCCGCAGGACATCCAGATCATGTACGGGCTGGCCGGCGAACGCGACCTGGAGGAGCGCACCCTTGATCATCTTCCCGGCTACCAGGGATCCCGACCGGTCCGGATCGGCAACGGCGCGGTGCGCCAGTTCCAGGCCGACGTGATCGGTGAGGTGATGGTCGCTCTCGACGCCGCGCGCAGCCACGGGCTGCGCGAGGACCGCTTCTCCTGGCCGCTGCAGCGGGCGATGCTCAGCAGGATCGAGAAGACCTGGCAGCAGAAGGACTGTGGAATCTGGGAGATCAGGGGTGAACCGCAGTTCTTCACCCATTCCCGAGTGATGAATTGGGCGGCCCTGGATTGTGGCATCAGGGCGGTGCGCGAATACGGGCAGGACGGACCGGTCGAGCGTTGGGAAAGCCTGCGCGAGCAACTTCGGGAGGAGATCGAGGACCAAGGATTCGATCAGCATCGGGGCACGTACGTGCAGTATTACGGTTCGGACCAGGTTGATTCGGCCCTGCTGCAATTGCCGCAGGTCGGATTCTGCCCACCCGACAGCGAGCGAATGCTGGGCACCGTCGCCGCGATCGAGGAGGACCTGCTGGCCGACGGCCTGCTGCTGCGCTATCGCACCGATGCCGGTGTTGACGGCCTGACACCGGGCGAGGCGCCGTTCCTCGCCTGTTCCTTCTGGCTCGCCGAGCAGTATGCGCGCAGCGGCCGCACCGCGGACGCCGCAAAGCTGATGGCCCGGCTGTTGGCGTTCCGCAACGATCTCGGGTTGCTGTCGGAGGAGTACGACATCGGCGCCGGCCGACAGGCCGGCAACACTCCGCAGGCACTGTCACATCTGGCGCTGGTCCGGGCGGCGGGGGCGATCAACGGGGTCATCGGCCGCCGGGGTAGAAAGATGTCACAGAGCAGATAG
- a CDS encoding bifunctional [glutamine synthetase] adenylyltransferase/[glutamine synthetase]-adenylyl-L-tyrosine phosphorylase: MQITQGTLARRGFTDSATAHRRLADWDHSYEPLLDLIAASADPDQALLGLDRLTDHLPELLDRLLSDQNLARQTVLVLGGSAALLQHLLAHPDHLDHLAEPARRRTAVELRAELLQAVGADPAAEAPVAETDADPLRIAYRAALLRIAARDLGAPEPIEVLPDIAAELADLADATLEAALAVARHEIGPDRAARTRLAVLALGKAGAQELNYVSDVDVLFVAEPADDRVGGDESIRIATQLAARLVGICSAHTAAGTIWQVDTALRPEGKAGQLVRTLASHRGYYEKWAGTWEFQAMLKARPAAGDRELGREFVEMLTPMVWRVGERDHFIDDARAMRLRVIEHIPDKVSDRELKLGPGGLRDVEFSVQLLQLVHGRVDERLRSRSTLDALRALIDHGYVGREDGKGFALAYQFLRTLEHRIQLQRLRRSHVLPTAEDDLRRIGRSLHYADPVNGLLNTWRTTAQRVQALHRRLFYSPVLDAVASIPSDGLRLTTEAAQDRLAALGYEDPKAALRHIEALSQGVSRRAEIQRQLLPAMLGWFADAPNPDHGLLAFRQTSDALGTTPWYLRALRDEGELAHRFARILASSRYAVSLLRRAPQSVQMLADDHELIPRSFERLRSEMSAAAGRQSSPNAAVEAIRAIRRRELFRIAAADLLGFLDVLAVGESLTDLASATIHTALAVTRNPKELDPNVTIAVIAMGRWGGRELSYASDADAMFVMSSDDTRGGSAVITELRRLLSLPGADPALAIDTNLRPEGKGGPLIRSLPAYRVYYERWSATWEMQALIRAAPLAGDLDLGRQLMAIVEPYRWPADGLTAAQLTDIRRLKARMEVERLPRGTDPAKHLKLGPGGLSDVEWTVQLLQLQHAGRLPQLRTGRTIEALQVATDAGLLAPRQAQWLREAWLTASRIRNQIMLVRGRGSDTFPTDPRELSAVAQLMGRRPGEGSHLVADYQRIARRAKRVVDEIFWQG, from the coding sequence GTGCAGATCACCCAGGGGACGCTGGCCCGGCGCGGCTTCACCGACTCCGCGACTGCACACCGACGCCTGGCCGACTGGGACCATTCCTACGAACCACTGCTCGACCTGATCGCGGCATCCGCTGATCCGGACCAGGCGCTGTTGGGCCTGGACCGGCTGACTGATCACCTGCCGGAACTGCTCGACCGGCTGCTGTCCGATCAGAACCTGGCCCGACAGACCGTTCTGGTCCTCGGCGGAAGCGCCGCGCTGCTGCAACATCTGCTCGCCCATCCTGATCACCTCGATCACCTGGCCGAGCCGGCGCGGCGGCGGACGGCGGTCGAACTGCGCGCCGAACTGCTGCAGGCGGTGGGCGCCGACCCCGCCGCCGAAGCACCGGTCGCCGAGACCGACGCCGACCCGCTGCGTATCGCCTACCGGGCGGCCCTGCTCCGGATCGCGGCCCGCGATCTCGGCGCACCCGAGCCGATCGAGGTGCTTCCCGACATCGCCGCCGAGCTTGCCGATCTTGCCGACGCAACCCTGGAGGCGGCGCTCGCCGTGGCCCGCCACGAGATCGGCCCCGACCGGGCTGCCCGGACCCGGCTCGCCGTCCTCGCACTGGGCAAGGCCGGCGCCCAGGAACTCAACTACGTCAGCGACGTGGATGTGCTCTTCGTCGCCGAACCCGCCGACGACCGGGTGGGTGGCGACGAATCGATCCGGATCGCCACCCAGCTGGCAGCGAGGTTGGTCGGAATCTGCTCGGCCCACACCGCCGCCGGGACGATCTGGCAGGTGGACACCGCACTGCGACCGGAAGGCAAGGCCGGCCAACTGGTCCGTACCCTGGCCAGCCACCGCGGCTACTACGAGAAGTGGGCAGGCACCTGGGAGTTCCAGGCGATGCTGAAGGCCCGCCCCGCAGCCGGTGACCGGGAACTCGGCCGGGAGTTCGTGGAGATGCTCACGCCGATGGTGTGGCGGGTCGGGGAGCGCGACCACTTCATCGACGATGCCCGGGCCATGCGGCTGCGGGTCATCGAGCACATCCCGGACAAGGTCAGCGACCGGGAGCTCAAGCTCGGCCCGGGTGGCCTCCGCGACGTCGAGTTCTCGGTCCAACTGTTGCAGCTGGTGCACGGACGAGTGGACGAGCGGTTGCGCAGCCGCTCCACCCTTGACGCGCTCCGGGCACTGATCGACCACGGTTACGTCGGACGCGAGGACGGCAAGGGATTCGCGCTGGCCTATCAGTTCCTGCGCACCCTGGAACACCGGATCCAGCTGCAGCGGCTGCGCCGCAGCCATGTACTGCCGACCGCCGAAGATGATCTTCGACGGATCGGCCGGTCACTGCACTACGCCGACCCGGTGAACGGGCTGCTGAACACCTGGCGGACCACGGCCCAGCGGGTCCAGGCGCTCCATCGGCGGCTGTTCTACTCACCCGTGCTCGACGCGGTCGCCAGCATCCCCTCCGACGGGCTCCGGCTCACCACCGAGGCGGCCCAGGACCGGTTGGCGGCGCTCGGCTACGAGGACCCCAAGGCGGCCCTTCGACACATCGAAGCGCTGTCCCAGGGTGTCAGCCGGCGCGCGGAGATCCAGCGGCAACTGCTCCCGGCGATGCTCGGCTGGTTCGCCGACGCCCCCAATCCCGATCATGGCCTGCTGGCGTTCCGGCAGACCAGCGACGCGCTGGGCACGACCCCCTGGTACCTGCGGGCGCTGCGCGACGAGGGCGAGCTGGCGCACCGCTTCGCCCGGATCCTGGCCTCCAGCCGGTACGCGGTGAGCCTGCTCCGCCGGGCACCGCAGAGCGTCCAGATGCTGGCCGATGATCATGAACTGATTCCGCGCTCCTTCGAGCGGCTGCGCTCGGAGATGTCCGCGGCGGCCGGTCGGCAGTCCAGCCCGAACGCAGCGGTGGAGGCGATCCGGGCGATCAGGCGGCGTGAACTGTTCCGGATCGCGGCGGCCGACCTGCTCGGTTTCCTGGACGTGCTCGCGGTCGGTGAGTCGCTCACCGATCTCGCCTCGGCGACGATCCACACAGCGCTTGCCGTCACCCGGAACCCCAAAGAGCTGGATCCGAACGTCACCATCGCGGTGATCGCGATGGGCCGCTGGGGCGGTCGGGAGCTGAGCTACGCCTCCGACGCCGATGCGATGTTCGTGATGTCCTCCGACGACACCCGCGGTGGTTCGGCGGTGATCACCGAGCTGCGCAGGTTGCTGTCGCTGCCGGGCGCCGACCCGGCCCTGGCCATCGATACCAACCTGCGTCCGGAGGGCAAAGGCGGTCCGTTGATCCGGTCGCTGCCGGCGTACCGGGTCTACTACGAGCGCTGGTCGGCGACCTGGGAGATGCAGGCGCTGATCCGCGCCGCGCCACTGGCCGGTGATCTTGATCTCGGCCGGCAGCTGATGGCGATCGTCGAGCCGTACCGCTGGCCGGCCGACGGGCTGACCGCGGCGCAGCTGACCGACATCCGCCGGCTGAAGGCGCGGATGGAGGTCGAACGGCTGCCCCGCGGCACGGATCCGGCCAAGCACCTCAAACTCGGCCCCGGCGGGCTGAGCGATGTGGAATGGACCGTTCAGTTGCTGCAGCTGCAGCACGCCGGACGGCTGCCGCAGTTGCGAACCGGACGGACGATCGAGGCCCTGCAGGTGGCAACCGACGCCGGGTTGCTGGCGCCCCGGCAGGCGCAGTGGCTGCGCGAGGCGTGGCTGACGGCCAGCCGGATCCGCAACCAGATCATGCTGGTCCGGGGTCGCGGCTCCGACACCTTCCCGACCGACCCCCGGGAGCTGTCCGCCGTCGCCCAGCTGATGGGCCGCCGGCCGGGCGAGGGATCACATCTGGTGGCCGACTACCAACGGATCGCCCGCCGGGCGAAGCGGGTTGTCGACGAGATCTTCTGGCAGGGGTGA
- a CDS encoding MBL fold metallo-hydrolase, which produces MELVVLGGSGGWPRPEQGCSGYLVEHDGFRLLIDPGYGVLGELLRHCEPAAVDAVLISHGHPDHCADLNPLLRSRVLGANCDRLPVLAPHGAVDAVLALDPLASVAAGADVRPVAAGSVTLGPLAVQAAELRHHVLTLGFRITSDDGAVLAYTADSGDSGDRLELARNAGLLIAEASYPEGVPAEDAPYLSDAAQVARLASDADVDHLLLTHLMPFADPFMALVQSRAAGFDAVEVARPGLRRTVEPRPDATWLPRRAAARVITLTNSRPRRAASGS; this is translated from the coding sequence GTGGAACTGGTGGTGTTGGGCGGATCGGGCGGCTGGCCGCGTCCCGAGCAGGGTTGTTCGGGTTATCTGGTCGAACACGACGGATTCCGGCTGCTGATCGACCCCGGTTACGGCGTGCTGGGTGAACTGCTCCGGCATTGTGAACCGGCAGCGGTCGACGCTGTGCTGATCAGCCACGGACATCCCGATCACTGCGCGGATCTGAATCCGCTGTTGCGCTCCCGGGTGCTCGGCGCGAACTGCGACCGGCTTCCGGTGCTGGCACCCCACGGTGCAGTCGACGCGGTGCTCGCCCTCGACCCGTTGGCCTCGGTGGCTGCCGGCGCCGACGTCCGACCGGTGGCCGCGGGCAGCGTGACGCTCGGGCCGCTGGCGGTGCAGGCGGCCGAACTGCGCCATCACGTTCTCACTCTCGGTTTCCGGATCACCTCCGACGACGGTGCCGTGTTGGCTTACACCGCCGACTCCGGCGACAGTGGCGACCGGCTCGAGCTGGCCAGGAACGCCGGGCTGCTGATCGCCGAGGCGAGCTACCCCGAGGGCGTCCCTGCCGAGGATGCGCCGTATCTGTCCGATGCAGCGCAGGTCGCCCGGCTGGCCTCCGATGCCGATGTCGATCACCTGCTGCTGACCCACCTGATGCCGTTCGCCGATCCATTCATGGCCCTGGTGCAGTCCCGCGCGGCCGGCTTCGACGCGGTCGAGGTGGCCCGCCCCGGTCTGCGGCGGACCGTCGAACCACGACCGGACGCGACCTGGCTGCCGCGCCGTGCCGCCGCCCGGGTGATCACCTTGACCAACTCCCGGCCGCGGCGGGCGGCGTCGGGAAGTTGA
- a CDS encoding MFS transporter, translating into MSLLIDLTPLRRSVPFRRLWWGLGISNLGSQLTQVAVGLQVYAITGSTFAVGILGLCVLVPLVALGLYGGALTDLYDRRKVALIASSGLWIISIALAVQAWLGVSSVYLLYGLVALQSCGFAINNPARSAIVPRLIDPEMLPAAQVLQNTNFNIAMTVGPLLGAALSAWNFGAAYGLDVIFFTAALWALWRLPDLPPIGAEESQPDQSRRRPRALGLHSVLEGLRYLATRPNVRTSFLVDLIAMITAMPRVLYPAVGVLFLGGGATTTGALNAAFAVGAVLAGLLSGRLVQIRMQGRVIAAAIIAYGLSVALFGLVLTVTGDTSPSRTLIVPLIFAGFFLSCAGGADSISSVFRNTLLLSATPDAMRGRLQGIFIVVVAGGPRLGDLLVGSWADWWGENRAAMIGGSLCVILIIAAMAWQRRFLAYDAADPQP; encoded by the coding sequence ATGTCGTTGCTGATCGACCTCACCCCGCTCCGCCGGAGCGTTCCGTTCCGCAGGTTGTGGTGGGGACTCGGCATCTCCAACCTCGGCTCGCAACTGACCCAGGTCGCGGTGGGCCTGCAGGTCTACGCGATCACCGGATCCACCTTCGCTGTCGGCATTCTGGGACTGTGCGTGCTGGTGCCGCTGGTCGCCCTCGGCCTCTACGGCGGAGCACTGACCGACCTCTACGACCGTCGCAAGGTCGCCCTGATCGCCTCCTCGGGGCTGTGGATCATCTCCATCGCGCTGGCGGTGCAGGCCTGGCTCGGGGTGAGTTCGGTCTATCTGCTGTACGGCCTGGTCGCGCTGCAGTCCTGCGGCTTCGCGATCAACAATCCGGCACGGTCGGCGATCGTGCCGCGGCTGATCGACCCCGAGATGTTGCCGGCCGCGCAGGTGTTGCAGAACACCAACTTCAACATCGCGATGACGGTCGGCCCGCTGCTGGGTGCAGCGTTGTCGGCCTGGAACTTCGGGGCGGCGTACGGGTTGGACGTGATCTTCTTCACCGCAGCGTTGTGGGCGTTGTGGCGGCTGCCCGATCTGCCTCCGATCGGCGCCGAGGAGAGCCAGCCGGACCAATCACGGCGGCGTCCCCGGGCGCTCGGACTGCATTCGGTGCTTGAGGGGCTGCGCTATCTGGCCACCCGGCCCAATGTCCGGACCAGCTTCCTGGTCGACCTGATCGCGATGATCACGGCGATGCCGCGGGTGCTGTATCCGGCCGTCGGCGTGTTGTTCCTCGGTGGCGGTGCGACCACGACCGGTGCGCTCAACGCGGCCTTCGCGGTCGGCGCGGTGCTGGCCGGTCTGTTGTCCGGCCGGTTGGTGCAGATCCGGATGCAGGGCCGGGTGATCGCGGCCGCGATCATCGCGTACGGACTCTCGGTGGCGTTGTTCGGTCTGGTGCTGACCGTGACCGGTGACACATCGCCGAGCCGTACGCTGATCGTTCCGCTGATCTTCGCCGGGTTCTTCCTGTCCTGTGCCGGCGGCGCCGATTCGATCAGTTCGGTGTTCCGGAACACCCTGCTGCTCTCGGCCACCCCGGACGCGATGCGCGGTCGGTTGCAGGGCATCTTCATCGTCGTCGTTGCCGGCGGTCCACGGTTGGGCGACCTGCTGGTCGGCAGCTGGGCGGACTGGTGGGGCGAGAACCGGGCGGCGATGATCGGTGGCAGCCTGTGTGTGATCCTGATCATCGCCGCGATGGCCTGGCAACGCCGCTTCCTCGCCTACGACGCGGCCGACCCCCAACCCTGA
- a CDS encoding sterol carrier family protein, producing the protein MPARTSDVRGKDVAALIDQLGVLVDWLAGLSEQEFGSPTVLPAWDVRTLTGHLLLIADGFAGILDRALADRRPAGRPLPAAILVTRYRREVDDIAEATAARTADKPHDQLLAELRAAAGRLDGLLASPLLPSTIQTPRGPGRLAEFVRTRVVDVVVHSDDLNRSLPGRQPVPIGRRPLAIACRTLADLLAEQHPGKSVEVRVPPYAAVQCGIGPEGPSHTRGTPPNVVETDPLTFLRLATGRMSWSDARAAGAVSASGQRADLSAILPVLS; encoded by the coding sequence ATGCCCGCACGCACGTCCGACGTCCGCGGCAAGGACGTCGCCGCCCTGATCGATCAGCTCGGCGTGCTGGTCGACTGGCTGGCCGGTCTGTCGGAGCAGGAGTTCGGCTCACCGACCGTGCTGCCCGCATGGGATGTCCGCACCCTCACCGGGCATCTCCTGCTGATCGCCGACGGCTTCGCCGGCATCCTCGACCGGGCCCTTGCCGACCGCCGACCGGCGGGCCGTCCGCTGCCGGCAGCGATCCTGGTCACCAGGTACCGGCGCGAAGTCGACGACATCGCCGAGGCCACCGCGGCCCGGACCGCGGACAAGCCCCACGATCAACTTCTGGCCGAGCTGCGGGCGGCGGCCGGACGACTCGACGGTCTGCTGGCCTCGCCGCTGCTGCCGTCCACCATCCAGACCCCGCGCGGGCCCGGCCGTCTCGCCGAATTCGTCCGGACGAGAGTGGTCGATGTCGTCGTACACAGTGATGATCTGAACCGGTCGCTTCCCGGGCGTCAGCCGGTGCCGATCGGGCGCCGGCCGCTGGCGATCGCCTGCCGGACGTTGGCCGACCTGCTGGCCGAACAACACCCCGGCAAGTCCGTCGAGGTGCGGGTGCCGCCGTACGCGGCCGTCCAGTGCGGCATCGGGCCGGAGGGCCCCTCGCACACGCGCGGCACGCCACCGAATGTGGTGGAGACCGATCCGCTGACCTTCCTCCGGCTGGCGACCGGCCGGATGTCCTGGAGCGACGCCCGGGCGGCGGGCGCGGTGTCGGCCAGCGGTCAACGGGCCGACCTGTCCGCCATCCTGCCGGTGCTGAGCTAG
- a CDS encoding MFS transporter: MNGTQRRHSVPANILRGSLGNLIEWYDFYVFSAFATYFGATFFDEADQLSNTLNTLGVFAVGFFMRPIGGWLFGRIADRMGRRFALTLSVLMMAVGALIIVVSPGRSTIGVLAPILLLIARLLQGLSVGGEYGSSATYMSEVATPNRRGFYSSFQYVTLVGGQVIALVVQLVLQGFLTDDQLASWGWRIAFAIGAVAAVTVLWLRRGMDESISQDQLEATRLGSAADQPGTISALTGHWKPFLIVFGLTMGGTTAFYTYTTYMQSFMINTSGIPKRTVTWVNFVALLIFMVLQPVYGAISDRIGRKPVLIFFGVGGVVATWPIMLTLSGTTSPVGAFFLMMMALLIVLGYTSINAIVKAELFPRQVRALGVGLAYGIANALFGGTAPYIGTWFASIGHPSYFYTYVTVMIAISLVVYVWAFRNKGATHLDREQGHAYADSSARP; this comes from the coding sequence ATGAACGGCACCCAACGGCGGCATTCCGTACCGGCGAACATCCTGCGCGGCTCACTCGGAAATCTCATCGAGTGGTACGACTTCTACGTCTTCAGCGCGTTCGCCACGTATTTCGGTGCGACGTTCTTCGACGAGGCCGATCAGCTCTCCAACACTTTGAACACGCTGGGCGTGTTCGCCGTCGGGTTCTTCATGCGACCGATCGGTGGATGGTTGTTCGGCCGGATCGCCGACCGCATGGGCCGGCGCTTCGCACTCACCCTGAGCGTGTTGATGATGGCCGTCGGCGCGCTGATCATCGTCGTCTCGCCCGGCCGGTCGACGATCGGCGTCCTGGCGCCGATCCTGTTGCTGATCGCCCGGTTGCTGCAGGGCCTGTCGGTCGGCGGGGAGTACGGCAGCAGCGCCACCTACATGTCCGAGGTCGCGACGCCGAACCGTCGCGGCTTCTACTCGAGCTTCCAGTACGTGACCCTGGTCGGCGGCCAGGTGATAGCCCTGGTCGTGCAGCTGGTGCTGCAGGGCTTCCTGACCGACGACCAGTTGGCCTCGTGGGGCTGGCGGATCGCCTTCGCGATCGGCGCCGTCGCCGCGGTCACCGTGCTCTGGCTGCGCCGCGGAATGGACGAGTCGATCAGCCAGGACCAGCTGGAGGCGACCAGACTCGGCTCGGCTGCCGACCAGCCGGGCACGATCAGCGCCCTGACCGGGCACTGGAAGCCGTTCCTGATCGTCTTCGGGCTGACCATGGGCGGTACCACCGCCTTCTACACCTACACCACCTACATGCAGTCGTTCATGATCAACACCAGTGGCATCCCGAAACGCACCGTCACCTGGGTGAACTTCGTCGCGCTGCTGATCTTCATGGTCCTGCAGCCGGTCTACGGTGCGATCTCCGACCGGATCGGCCGCAAGCCGGTGTTGATCTTCTTCGGCGTCGGCGGCGTAGTGGCGACGTGGCCGATCATGCTCACCCTGTCGGGTACCACGAGCCCGGTCGGCGCCTTCTTCCTGATGATGATGGCGCTGCTGATCGTCCTCGGCTACACCTCGATCAACGCGATCGTCAAGGCCGAACTGTTCCCGCGCCAGGTCCGCGCCCTGGGCGTCGGACTCGCCTACGGCATCGCCAACGCCCTGTTCGGCGGCACCGCGCCGTACATCGGCACCTGGTTCGCCTCGATCGGCCACCCGTCGTACTTCTACACCTACGTCACCGTGATGATCGCGATCTCACTTGTGGTCTACGTCTGGGCGTTCCGCAACAAGGGCGCGACCCACCTGGACCGGGAGCAGGGCCACGCCTACGCCGACAGCAGCGCCCGGCCGTAG
- the mshA gene encoding D-inositol-3-phosphate glycosyltransferase yields the protein MAGHIPGRVAMVSLHTSPLDTPGVGDAGGLNVYVWELAHRLGGRGVEVDVFTRRRDPGTPEVVIVGDGVRVVQVAAGPAAPVAKEELPGLVDEFAQRVLDRADRGRTWDLVHSHYWLSGLAGLVLADRLAVPLVHTMHTMARVKNANRADDHLLEPDIRETGETTIVSRADVLTANTADEAEELIKHYGARQEQIAIVPPGVDLETFHPCDQIQSRERYGVGLRHKIVLFVGRLQPLKAPDVLIDAVAELVGRRPDLREQLKLIIIGSPSGPQSTWADALPDAIRDHGLENQIIVRPHSPRPELFRWYCVADIVGVPSYNESFGLVALEAEACGRPVVATDVGGLRYAVKDGETGILVRGHDPVLWADALEKLLDDPDRARELGRNGALHAARFSWDNTAAASLSAYGRALLSA from the coding sequence ATGGCCGGACACATTCCGGGACGTGTGGCGATGGTGAGTCTGCACACCTCCCCCTTGGACACACCGGGCGTCGGCGACGCCGGCGGCCTGAATGTCTACGTCTGGGAGCTGGCCCACCGGCTGGGCGGCCGCGGTGTCGAGGTCGACGTGTTCACCCGGCGGCGCGATCCGGGCACGCCCGAGGTGGTCATCGTCGGCGATGGCGTCCGAGTGGTCCAGGTGGCCGCCGGACCCGCCGCACCGGTGGCCAAGGAGGAATTACCCGGCCTGGTCGACGAGTTCGCCCAACGCGTCCTGGACCGGGCCGACCGCGGCCGGACGTGGGATCTGGTGCACAGCCACTACTGGCTGTCCGGGCTGGCCGGGCTGGTGCTGGCCGACCGGCTTGCGGTGCCGCTGGTGCACACCATGCACACCATGGCGCGGGTGAAGAACGCCAACCGGGCCGATGATCATCTGCTGGAACCCGACATCAGGGAGACCGGGGAGACGACGATCGTCTCCCGGGCCGATGTGCTCACCGCCAACACCGCCGACGAGGCCGAGGAGTTGATCAAGCACTACGGCGCCCGGCAGGAGCAGATCGCGATCGTTCCGCCGGGAGTGGACCTGGAGACGTTTCACCCGTGTGACCAGATCCAGTCCCGGGAACGGTACGGCGTCGGGCTGCGGCACAAGATCGTCCTGTTCGTCGGCCGGTTGCAGCCGTTGAAGGCACCCGACGTGCTGATCGACGCGGTCGCCGAGCTGGTGGGACGCCGTCCCGACCTCCGCGAGCAGTTGAAGTTGATCATCATCGGCAGTCCGAGCGGCCCGCAGAGCACCTGGGCCGATGCGCTGCCCGACGCCATCCGTGATCATGGTCTGGAGAACCAGATCATCGTCAGGCCGCACTCACCCAGGCCGGAGTTGTTCCGCTGGTACTGCGTGGCCGACATCGTCGGAGTGCCGTCCTACAACGAGTCGTTCGGTCTGGTCGCGCTGGAGGCGGAGGCCTGCGGTCGGCCGGTGGTGGCCACCGATGTGGGCGGTCTGCGGTACGCGGTCAAGGACGGCGAGACCGGGATCCTGGTCCGCGGCCACGATCCGGTGCTGTGGGCCGACGCGCTGGAGAAACTCCTCGACGACCCCGATCGGGCCCGCGAGCTGGGCCGCAACGGTGCCCTGCACGCGGCCCGGTTCAGCTGGGACAACACCGCGGCCGCGAGCCTGTCGGCCTACGGCCGGGCGCTGCTGTCGGCGTAG